In a genomic window of Scyliorhinus torazame isolate Kashiwa2021f chromosome 5, sScyTor2.1, whole genome shotgun sequence:
- the LOC140421697 gene encoding uncharacterized protein isoform X1, with product MKENSPIRSGEKPYKCSVCGRGFSQSSGLARHKCSHTREKPWKCEDCGTGCRTPSELETHRRSHTGDKPFICPECGKGFINSSNLLTHQRVHTGERLFNCSECGKHFTSSSTLLTHRRLHNRERPFKCLECERCYKCSWELKSHLRVHSDERPFRCSHCGSGFKTLSDLTVHQRTHTADRPFACPDCGKGFTRSPNFLEHQRVHTGERPFTCSECGKGFTQLSSLLKHKQGHTAGRPFICSKCGKGFSQLCTLLKHQQVHTRERPFTYSEQGEGFTQSSSLMIHQQLHTGKKPFICSECGKGFTRSFHLQTHQRVHTGERPFNCSQCGKGFTQLSSLLRHQRIHQDERPFKCLETNVSSISSN from the coding sequence ATGAAAGAGAATAGCCCTATtcgcagtggggagaaaccgtacaagtgttctgtgtgtggacgaggcttcagccaATCATCTGGCCTGGCAAGACACAAGTGCAGCCACAccagggagaaaccatggaaatgtgaggactgtgggacggGATGCAGAACcccatctgaattggaaactcaccgacgcagtcacactggggacaaACCATTTATCTgcccagagtgtgggaaagggttcattaactcttccaacctgctgacacaccagcgagttcacacaggggagagactgtttaactgctccgagtgtgggaagcacTTCACTTCTTCATCCACATTGCTGACACACCGGCGGCTTCACAATAGggaaagaccttttaaatgcttggaatgtgagaggtGCTATAAATGTTCCTGGGAACTGAAGTCCCATCTACGTGTTCACagtgacgagagaccattcagatgctctcactgtgggtctgggttcaagacattatctgacctcactgtacatcagcgaactcacactgCAGACAGACCGTTTGCCTgccctgactgtgggaagggattcactcgttcaccCAACTTCCtggaacaccagcgggttcacactggggagcgaccgttcacctgctccgagtgtgggaagggattcactcagttgtctaGCCTTCTGAAGCACAAGCAAGGTCACACTGCggggaggccattcatctgctctaagtgtgggaagggattcagtcagttatgtaccttgctgaaacaccagcaagttcacactagggagagaccgttcacttatTCTGAGcaaggggagggattcactcagtcctccAGCCTAATGATACACCAACAACTTCACACTGGGAAGAAGCCATttatctgctctgagtgtgggaagggatttacgcgGTCcttccacctgcagacacaccagcgagttcacactggggagaggccgttcaactgctctcagtgtgggaaaggatttactcagttatccagcttgctgagacaccagcgaattcatcaAGATGAAAGACCTTTCAAGTGCCTAGAAACTAATGTCTCATCAATAAGTTCAAACTGA